One genomic window of Vibrio parahaemolyticus includes the following:
- the dsrO gene encoding sulfate reduction electron transfer complex DsrMKJOP subunit DsrO: MDSTKRRFLSAITAGAALIPIAGIGTATAGNVIRNNQSADRKGQVGKRYAMVIDLRKCVGCQACTVGCSIENQAPIGQFRTTVKQYEVTLNDGSTTTQEAKAFMLPRLCNHCDNPPCVAVCPVQATFQREDGIVMVDNSRCVACAYCVQACPYDARFINEDTLTADKCTFCAHRLEQGLLPACVETCVGGARVIGDLNDPSSEVRRLITKHQDNIKVLKPDEKTKPHVFYIGMDERFTSHIDGQPAIYDPQGDRA; this comes from the coding sequence ATGGATTCCACCAAACGTCGCTTTCTTAGCGCCATTACAGCGGGTGCCGCATTGATCCCCATTGCAGGTATTGGCACCGCAACCGCGGGCAATGTTATTCGCAACAATCAATCCGCCGACCGAAAAGGACAAGTCGGAAAACGTTACGCCATGGTGATCGATTTACGTAAATGCGTCGGCTGCCAAGCGTGCACCGTAGGTTGCAGCATTGAAAACCAAGCGCCAATCGGTCAGTTTCGAACCACAGTGAAACAATACGAAGTCACGCTCAATGACGGTTCCACAACCACACAAGAAGCAAAGGCCTTTATGCTGCCTCGGCTTTGTAATCACTGCGATAACCCGCCGTGCGTAGCCGTTTGTCCCGTTCAAGCAACCTTTCAGCGAGAAGATGGCATCGTTATGGTGGATAACAGTCGCTGCGTAGCGTGTGCGTATTGTGTACAAGCCTGCCCTTATGATGCACGTTTTATCAATGAAGACACGCTCACCGCTGACAAATGCACCTTCTGTGCACACCGCTTAGAACAAGGTTTGTTACCCGCTTGCGTGGAAACTTGCGTGGGCGGCGCTCGCGTGATTGGTGATTTGAATGATCCATCAAGTGAAGTCCGCCGCTTAATTACGAAGCACCAAGACAACATCAAAGTGCTAAAGCCAGATGAAAAGACCAAGCCACACGTGTTTTACATCGGCATGGATGAACGCTTCACCAGCCACATCGACGGGCAGCCAGCTATTTACGACCCACAAGGAGATCGCGCATGA
- a CDS encoding sensor histidine kinase yields MNKTPRLLQFWILCLVVFASLAQGAVSEQEYLQGMQQQKTVQPEAKQKVEVGVLAIRGHLYAEQRWQPTIDWLNQKISDVYFELHPLNLDEMGEAVKFQTMDFILTNPGQAVRLGRQYALSWMATLTGGAPQNSNYSIGSALVVRANSPYQTLKDVSGFPVAAVSEKAFGGYLTLRYQIVEMGLDPNDFFADVRYLGFPIDANLYQLRDGNVEAAVVPACLLEQMQNEGLLQHGDFRVLDQQPNEHSSCAVSTPLYPNWSFAKTERGSSLLAKKIAQVLLAMPPEHPAIIAAGASGWTSPVSLLSIDKLYQALDLHPLQQPWWSEALRWLRSHQEWAWALFMFVIVLNAYHFWLEYRFSKSKQALELTSLRLKEKSEQLEHSQRVAIVGEIGSSLAHELNQPLAAIRNYSEGGLLRLAKKRPHEDIVPVLEKIQGQVERADAIIQRLRTLIRKRSVDKTPCDIQALIADTIELLHFRMQKQNVAIVTSVEGEIRPPLADSVGVQQVLVNVINNAIDACALFQEKYHSSDYQGKIALHCDYQANQLSIRILDNGTGLQQDNPTQAFVSSKAEGLGLGLAICRDVMEMHGGEFLIASTTPHGCLVELVFPYQN; encoded by the coding sequence ATGAACAAAACGCCACGGTTGCTTCAGTTTTGGATTCTTTGCTTGGTTGTCTTTGCATCTTTAGCTCAGGGCGCTGTTTCTGAACAAGAATATCTGCAAGGAATGCAGCAGCAAAAGACGGTGCAGCCAGAAGCCAAGCAGAAAGTCGAAGTGGGCGTGTTAGCGATACGTGGTCACCTTTATGCCGAGCAGAGATGGCAACCGACCATCGATTGGCTCAACCAGAAAATCTCGGATGTGTACTTTGAACTGCATCCGCTCAATTTGGACGAAATGGGGGAAGCGGTGAAGTTTCAGACCATGGACTTCATCTTAACCAACCCAGGTCAAGCTGTGCGCTTGGGCAGACAATATGCGCTGTCATGGATGGCAACATTGACGGGGGGCGCACCGCAAAACTCGAACTATAGCATTGGTTCTGCGCTGGTGGTTCGGGCAAATTCGCCATACCAAACATTAAAAGATGTTTCTGGATTTCCTGTCGCGGCAGTGTCCGAAAAAGCGTTTGGTGGTTATCTGACACTGCGCTATCAAATCGTGGAAATGGGACTCGATCCGAATGACTTTTTTGCGGATGTTCGCTATCTCGGTTTCCCAATTGATGCCAATCTCTACCAATTACGTGACGGCAATGTTGAAGCCGCTGTCGTGCCTGCTTGTCTACTGGAACAGATGCAAAATGAAGGTCTGTTACAGCACGGTGATTTTCGAGTCTTAGACCAACAGCCAAATGAACATTCTTCGTGCGCCGTTTCTACGCCGTTATATCCAAACTGGTCGTTTGCCAAAACAGAACGCGGCTCGTCTCTTCTGGCGAAAAAAATCGCGCAAGTCTTGCTTGCTATGCCGCCGGAGCACCCCGCCATTATTGCCGCTGGCGCGTCAGGCTGGACATCGCCTGTTAGCTTGTTGAGCATCGATAAACTCTATCAGGCGTTGGATTTACATCCATTGCAGCAACCTTGGTGGAGTGAGGCGCTGCGCTGGTTGCGCAGTCATCAAGAATGGGCATGGGCACTGTTTATGTTTGTGATTGTATTGAACGCGTACCACTTTTGGCTTGAGTATCGTTTTAGCAAAAGCAAACAAGCATTAGAGCTGACATCGCTAAGGCTGAAAGAGAAAAGCGAGCAGTTAGAACATTCACAAAGAGTGGCGATTGTCGGGGAAATTGGCAGCAGTCTGGCTCATGAATTAAATCAACCGCTGGCAGCCATTCGTAATTACAGTGAAGGTGGGTTACTGCGTCTTGCAAAGAAGCGTCCGCATGAAGATATTGTGCCTGTGCTAGAGAAAATACAGGGGCAAGTGGAACGAGCCGATGCCATCATTCAGCGTTTAAGAACGTTGATACGCAAACGCAGTGTTGATAAGACACCATGCGATATTCAAGCCTTGATTGCAGACACCATTGAGCTGCTTCATTTTCGAATGCAAAAGCAGAACGTCGCCATTGTGACTAGCGTTGAAGGAGAGATACGTCCTCCACTGGCAGACTCCGTGGGCGTTCAGCAGGTTTTGGTTAATGTGATCAACAACGCCATTGATGCGTGTGCTTTGTTTCAGGAGAAATACCACTCGTCGGACTACCAAGGTAAAATTGCCCTGCATTGTGACTACCAAGCTAACCAGCTTTCTATTCGCATATTGGATAACGGCACTGGGTTACAGCAAGATAATCCGACCCAAGCTTTTGTGAGCTCTAAAGCCGAAGGACTTGGGCTGGGGCTGGCGATTTGTCGTGACGTAATGGAAATGCACGGCGGCGAGTTTCTCATTGCTTCGACCACGCCGCACGGC